One Bemisia tabaci chromosome 4, PGI_BMITA_v3 genomic window, ACAGCTCCAAGTCAGCTGCCAAATTTACCCTTCCAATTCCGCGCCGCCAACATGTCGCGAAAATTCTCCTCCTAGTCCTGTAGACATtagtgtacactggaaaaaaaacacattggatctagagcccagactcttaaaaacatagacaagaaaaaatacttttgattcaatcagatttaagcttaaattaagaaccaaacttcttaatttgagcggatttccttttgattttagcaaaaatctgattgaatcaagaatattttttcttgtcaatgttttcaagagtctggactctagatccaatgtgtttttttttccagtgtactgtgCAGGGTGATCCAGAAGTCCTTCGACTGTCGCAGACTTGCCGGCTGTAAGTTATGTACGAATCGAGagaggaattttaaattttgtgagtgctcttTAGTCCAAGGAAACGCCttttggggggcccccaaaCGCAAAGTGGGTCATCCCGAAAAAGGAGGGGTCATACAGGTGGTGCAGAACTTTAGAATTACCCTGTAGACTATATTTTCCCAATTTCTGATGCatttagaaaaaggaaaaggagaggTTTGTCTAAATTATTTTCCCACCTATGAAAATCTTACTTCCTATATCCTTTTTGAAAGCTGGtcgaagaaaacaaaaatcgtTGCTCCAAGAATGGTTATAGCTGTTGTAGGTGTAACCTACTTTTTAATTCGTAGTTACAATGTTAATTGCGTCTGGTAACAAATATTCCCCAgcttgggaggggggagggggttggtgTTCGGATGGGGTGTCTAGGGAAGCCTACTCAGAAAAAATATGGAGATTGAGACGATCCAGGAGCCAGAGTATGAGGAGGAATTTTGAGCTAGTTTTACGGAACAAAAATGAAGGTGCCATTCATTGGATAGTGACAGAAATGTCTCGCAGTTCTTTCACGTATCACTAATTTATTTTGAAGAGATCGAGTAGAGCTCCAAAGGGACAGCCCAGCTGGACTCCCCCCAGTTCCGCGGCACGGACCGATGGTTCTGCCCCTGAgaaacccctccccctccccctatcGTGCGCAAGTGCAGCCCAAAGTTAAGATCCACTCTCGGGCATTATTTTCCTCAATGAGAGCACTTGTCGCTCATTCCTTTCTTGTTATTCCTCCATTCATCGAATTATCAAGCGGGATTTGCGTCGCTTGTGAAGTGCGAGAACGCGCCCGGCTCGCCTCTTCCAATATCGCGGAGCATTGCATGAATGTGCAGTCTTGCAGAAGAAATTGCATCCCCCCTCCTCGTCCCCTCCCTTTCCCCCCTCTACCCCTCGCCGCCTATCATAGTCCATCGACTGcgacggcgcacagtagatcgagtaaATGAGAacggtcggacatgaaatgtttgactaaaactgcaaattttgttgtttatttcgtcacattttaaatttcaaggggtgcttcttgcggaaaatttcacgagaaaaccatcGGAACAACTTTTGgaacctctaagttttgtaaaaacggagtaaCAAGcgtctaaagtttccaaattttatccgacctctcaATTGACTCTATCCTCTGAGCGGCGATTCAAGGCGATTTTCCGACCACGCCGTGCGAAGTAGTTTCTGCCCCCTCGGTTTGTCGCGCCTGCGTTTTTTTTATGCATAGCTTGATTGGATTATCTTACTCCGGCGATATTTAATAATTCCCCGACGAGTCGAGGAATGCGAGTCGCAAGTTGTTGCACTCGCAGCGCATCGACtcgaaagaggaaaaaatcgatgGAGGTTTTCGGGATCGTCTTTCGCGGGCCGTCGAAAGGAAATGATTTGATGTTGCGGCTGTAATATATTCTGACCAGCTCATCGCAATACGGTCGCAATCGTAAAACGGTCCTCATAGCCGTGGGTCGACAATTTCGCTGAATATTTTCGTGTCCATACCCTCGCAGCATGAAGAATTCTTTAGCAAATGCTAGCTGATGGAATGGACCATTGCAATTGGGAAGTATGATGTCTGCTTCAGTATgtacgtaccattagttttccaatgcgaataagtgtttttatggatgagacGAGAATCTTAGGCCCAGAATCTACAGATGCTTTTGATCCAGGAGGATTTTATGTTCTTTTTATCCCCCTCATTTTGGCATTTATATTCGAAGTTCCAACACTCAACAATTGAAACAGCGCAACGGTTTGTTGCTCAGGGATGTGTGGGGACCCTGATCATTCACGGTTCCTAGTCCTTGACATTTCTTATGGAATAGTTTTGTATGAGATGGCTCTCCTCCACCCACCTTGTGACGGTCATAGCGTCACTAGGTGGCATCTACCCTACTATGCAAGAAAAAAacgcgccgtatgagccttcaaatacTGCCACAGTATCTTTGACAAAATTCGTATCTTCCGGGGAacccgtgaatatttttcctccaatttttcagagaattttattcgcgataAGTATTGAATTActtgcaaatttcaagagaaagtgCTCATTACTTTCCTCGAGAATAATCAtctcctcactgaaaaaaaaaaaaaaaaaaaaaaaaaaaaccacattggatctagagtccagactcttgaaaacatcgacaaggaaaaatacttttgattcaatcggattttttctcgaatcaaatcgaaatccgctcaaattaagatgcttggttcttgatttaagctagattctgatcgaatcaagagtactttttcttgtcgatgttttcaagagtctggactctagatccgatgtgtttttttccccagtgctgggttgaaatttggcaacattcgaatgttgatacgacgtttttcccagGACGGCAGTAACCGGGAACGGATGCGGCGGGTCTTGGGAGCCGTAGCGGTAATGCGCGCCCTGGGCGCTGGCAGCGATGCGGCCGGCCGGCGCGAAGCGCTGCGTTGGTTGACCCACCTGGACTACATTCGGATCCGAGCGCGAGATGTGGATATTGAAATGCTAATGACCAGGGCCTTCGCCTCGCCTCGGCGTCACGCTGCTCACAATGCTCGCGGAGCGCTAATAGAGACTTAACGCCCGTTTACAGCTCCCAAATTATGTCAGCAACCGCCCGGATCCGAATGTAGCATTGTAGCAGGTCCCATAACAGCGTCCCGACTCGCTCGTAAATCCCGGGAGCCCCCCgggtgaggggggagggggggggggtggtcgtAACTGGTATCCTATCAAATTTACCGCACCTGGGTGATGACTCCTCTCGCTCGATGACTATATTACTCCCGAATGTCCGGACGCCTACCAAGGAGGAAATCTCCCGAAGGAGTGCCTTTgctttgctgccgtgctaaggaagaacgccgtatgaaccttcaggcgttgccaaattttctttgataaaacacgaatttcctggtaaacttcaGAAGATTTTCTTTCCagtttttctgataattttgttcgcaatttcccccaaagttcctgaaaatttcatggaaaaatattcataattttctttaaaaataaccattttatcgaaggaaatttggcaactctcgaatattcatacggcgttcttccttagcatggcagtttgGACGGTACACACggttccagggtgtctaccaccCTTGAATACCGGAAACCATCGGGAAATTGTATGCCATCAGCGGACTCATcgtagaaattgatagacaaagtgatagacaaagaagacattaggagtatggagggatcctattggttgaaatggatagtttttatagactaagggagtgaatgatggactaactatcgggtcacttgtgggttgccgttacttagtctattacgcacgtcctttgtccattggaattacccgctttcaccaatagaatccctctaTATcctgtttgtcttctttgtatgtggctttgtctatcaatttcaataattagcccgtaGAAAAGAATAGTCaagtatcaggaaaatcggccACGAATAGGAAATTCAGAGTGAGCCAAACATTTTTCAACTACTTGTAGTTAATCACGTATGCGAAAGTGAACCATGTGATGCTATTGATCGAGTTTGTTGGGTTGCAAAATCAAacgagtgtcaatttattcgctcaaaaaatcaggaaattttatttaaaatagcAGAAAACTctaaactgaaattttagtaaacaCTCTGGATACACCCGTGGCAAAGGTGAATTAACTATTCTGGAAGGAAGGGATTTTCTCACCGAAAGTTGACTCACAAAACACTTCTACCCTCTGTCATGGGAAATGCGGAAATGCAATGAATGATGATCGACAACGGAATGATGAGCACAATTTATTTAGCATTCTTGTGTAGTAatacctttttttaattttgttttgaaaagtgAAGTTAAATACGACCGTAGCGGTAATTTCGAATTTATTCATGTTTCAGGTGCAAATTTAAGGATATGTTCACCAGGACTGACTTGCTGCACGAAGGAGATGGAGGATAGATTTAGTGATGACTCTGGAAAGCACTACCACACACTCCTCAAAGAATCACTCTCTGCTCTAAGCTCTATGTTGAAATCGCGGGCGAAGAAACTAGATGGTAAAATATTGTATTCTACTTTGTTTTCGAAATCTCTCttcttttcgtttttctttagttttttccaagTATATTGTAATGTATTGTTAACATTTCTAGCTGAAGAGAAGAGTGTTCAAACCTTGCAAAGTTGCATCTACGACAGTAATAAAATCATAGGCtacatctttaaaaattaaattttgcaaaattcagcgAGGTCCCCCTGAGGATCTGTTACTTCAGAGCTTAAAATGTTCATGAGTTATTTTGAAAGCTTCCtaataatttttgattttggtGTGAAATgcctctcttgaaatttttgtgaaactttacCTACATAATTTTGTCTGAAAGAATATAGAAGATTTAGAGGAActtaaaccaaattttgcaaGCATTTAGGTGAAGAATTAGATTGACGATTGGATTCGTTTCAAAGGAAGCGCAACATCGAATCTACAAATTTCCTCAGGATAGTGATTTTCCTAATCGTCCTTGGAACGGAAACATATGACAGTTCTGTGTAATTCAAGTTCAGTGTAATTTTGACAGTTCTTCGTTAAATTTGGCATGCCGTATGTAATAGCCAATTCAATCATGCCAAACATTTACGAAGCTTAGGTTTAATTTTATGTCGCCAAAAGCtaaatgattttattttcttttgcagACTTATTCAAAACGTTGATGGCAACTTCGAAACGAGACTTCGACTCAATGTTCAAACAAACTTATGGACAAATTTATGAGCAAAACTCGGGAATTTTTTTAGACTTGTATGACGAGATTGAAAAGTACTTCAGTACCGGTCGCGTTAATCTTTCAGCCACATTAGAGAATTTTTTCAAGATCCTTGGAGAAAAAATGTTCTATGTGATGAATGTCCAGTATAAGTTCGATGAAAAGTAAGTCCCTTATAACACTGTCACTGTATTTTAAGCACTTCCTTAGTTCATATACAATTAATTCCAGTTCCTTGTCCAAAGTGATGCCCATCTGCAAGGATTAGATCACATCACCagtcattttaaaaaaggacTGTTTAGGGCTAAGACCCTTACCGACACtttctaaatttaaaatcaattcatttcaatgaaagaagaaaatttgtaTCACAATgttatgaaatatttaaaaacgcAAGTTAGAATTGCAATAAACCTTAAAAATCTGATAAGTAAGGCAAATCTCAGcaatgtcagaaaatttttcaaaaaatctacgGAATAATCGAGAGAAATTGCTCCAATGATTGTAATCAATTAATATCCATCTTTCTCTCTCTGTAATTTTTTACCCCTTTCGTTAATATAAATTGAACTGGATTCCAAAgcgaaattatttattttcggcattttataaaaaattcaggAACTGTGAAGAGGAAGTctaaattttgtttgtttgcttCGTGTCTAAAAATCTAACAAGTTTCCGAATCTGATTTTAACATTAATGCCAAGAAATCTTTAATGGCACTTTATTTATTGAATAGTTCTGAGAGACCAAACGTGGACCATATTTATTTATATCtttgttattcttttttcaGGCACCAAGCATGTCTTTCAGAACACCTGACGGAGCTTCATCCATTCAAGGATGCACCTACTATTTTCATTAGTCAAGTTAGAAGATCACTAATTGCTTTTAGGACTTTGACACAGTCGCTAAGTGCTGCAAGTGAAGTAGCGAGCAATATGATGAATGTAAGTTCTGTTTGTCGCATTTGTTGTAGTTTCTAGTTTTTGGTATTGAAAATGTTAATCTATAACAACTGTTAGTGCATTCCAGTACTAAGAACAATAATCCTAGGGGGtgtaatttttccgagaaaagagTGAAGATGAGGAAGAGAAGTAGATTCAAAATGCTAACATATCTCATAGAACTCCTTGCAActgtttttttctgagaaaacttaCCTTAAATAACTAACACTGTACCTGCTCTGAGAAAGCCAAGCCATGTATTGAAGTAAAGTTTTTAAGAAGTTCCTATGCGTAGTAGCTCTTAAGTATAGTTCTATTTTattacagagagaaaaaaaattaaaattgtatacCTGTTTGTATATTTATTTGCACCTATTGTTTTTAAATTCATAGATTCTGTTGTAAGAATTAAATGCTTCTCTATAAATTGTTTTTGGAAATCAGTCTATTTAATGCTCTTCTCGCAATGTCCATGAGGAACCTCAACAGGTATTGCTTTAGTTATTATTTTGTCTAACGGTatgttttactttgatatttTGCAGCTGAATCCAACCGGTGAATGTTACAAAGTGGTAGCCAAAATGCAAAGATGCTCACTTTGTCAGGGTTATCCAGATCTCAAGCCGTGTAATAATTATTGTGTCAATGTGATGAAGGGATGTCTTGCTAATCATGCAGCTCTGGACTATGATTGGGGCCAGTTTGCCGGTAAGATTTTGGGTTTTATTTTGAAGGAGACATTTTGTAGGGAGGCAAGCCTTAAGCTAAATCAATCTTTCGTAAGGATGTTCAATGTTAATTTTGCGATGCAAGACAATTACTTTTTTACCTTCAAAAAGTTTAAGGGATATCATAGAAAACTAAGCCTGATTTCACCTCCTCCTGGTAAACTTAACCCCTGGTCGAAGCAAAACTTTTTATGTCTCTATTGGACATCGGGAAGTAAAATCTTAACCTGGAGAAAGGCtgctaaaaaaggaaattttaaaaactgagaCGTTTTAAGATATTAGAGCCTCATTTCCAACCGCgctataagaaaaaaaaattaaaccccccaaaaaagcaATTTATTGTTTTTGTATTATCATAGTTTATTTTAGCAAAACCTTGTACGAGTAGAAGGTTTTGTCTCAAGTTCTTATTGTCttgaattattttgaattttttttttatcagactCCACattatttcatattatttttcaatttcagggAGTATGAATTTACTGGTGGTTAAACTGAGTGAACCTTACGATCTTGAAGCCGTAGTGAAGCcgttttatgtaaaaatatctgaagctgttatgaattttcaagaaagcgGAACTCAAGTTTCGGAAAAGGTACCTTATTTGTATTTAATTTCCTTGTCTTTCCAAGAAATTtctgttttgtattttttcatccAATTGGTTTGAATCAAGTATCTCCAGGCATGTTAAACCCTCAACACCTGTCTCTACACTTTGAATCTTAGCCTTTGTAAATCCTACTTTTAATCCTGAGTACCTTACTCTTTATTCTTCCTTCATAATATTTCTACACTGTGCCaggtaattttatttgaaattttactaaaatcaTGAGTATATATCTTTGAAAGTTTCGACGAGGTTCAAGATTCAAATGTCATTTCcagtgaaaaaataaggaataTTCTTCGATATTTGATGACCTTTTTTGATATCAAAATTATATAATTGTAAccaaattctaaaaaatttgaatcactgagaaaatatatgaaatttgATCCAGTGGGCAGAATTCATGAAGAATATAATGTATGGAATATAGGAAATATTCAGACAATGTTGGCATCTTACTATAACTggttaaaaattctaaaatttgaccAACTGAATCGTTTTATTGCTAAATCCTGAATTTATTTGTTTCCAATAGGAACCcaacaaaatcaaagaaaacatATCAAGAATTTTAATCCTCAGAAGACTATGAGCCCTTTTTGAATAGTAATATTGAATAACCTGTGCATGTTAATTTTATGCTGTCAGACAGTCTCTGAATTTTGCTAATGTCAATAATTGTATTGTTTCAGATTTTCTCCCAATGTGGCCGACCCTCCATACGTAGGCGGAGAGACGCAGTCTTAGACCATGAAGTATCCCACaaagaagatgatgaagaagTAGTTCTAGACTCTCCGAATGGTTATAGTGATCAAAGCTACAACCCTAACTCAGGACGGAAACGCTCGAGTGGAAACAGGAAGAGCAACCGAAATAGGGATAGTCAAGCTGGGGATCCAACGCTGTCGATCCACGGTGATAAAGAGGAAGAGCAGGAGTCGGAACTGAAAAGTATAATCAGAGACATCCAGAACAAAGTCAACGCTACCAGAGATTTTTGGTCGCAACTCCCGTATAGTATTTGTAGCGACGAAGACTTCTCTGCCTCACCGAAAGCGGAGAGTAGCTGTTGGAATGGAACAGATAAAGCCAGGTATGCATTTATCAGCAAAAGCTTCTTTGTCATAGAGGTTCTTAAAATGGGTTGGTTGCGCTGGTTATCTATCATTCTTTGTGTTAAGTAGACTATTTTTCTGATAAATTAAAACAACTATGGGATGGGTAAACTGCTGCTCCACACTGAAATTATCTTGTTCTTCCAGAATTCTGTTGTTATTGTATTGGTGAAAATTTTGTAGATAGTTTGTTTGGGACTTAGTATAATAGAAGGTAAGTATGGAAcgcacattaaaaaaattacaggaaatTCAAGGTGATAGTTCAACCGGaaatgaaatctcctcatccatcagttgaataatttttttattgattttttgcaGGTACACAAAAGAAACAGTAGGAAATGGAATTTCTAATCAACATGATAACCTGGAAGTTACACATGTGCCCAACCCTCTCATAAATGAACAACTCTACTCTCTAAAAACTATCACTAGTCAGTTGAAGAGTGCTTGCAAAGGCTCTGAAGTTGAATGGTTCGATATCGGTAAGTTAAATGAATCTACAGAAACGTCTTTGAGATCTTATTAAGTTCATCCTTTCCAGGGGTGGGGGATAGAAACAAGATTAATTATTTTTGGTAAGAAAAGGAAGGTTGCCTCTGTCCTCCGGATGAAGAGCCCCTTTTTGCAGCCAGTGGCAGTCTGACGATTTTTGTTCCTTTGGAAATGTTATTTGTTTTGATATATTTATTACCCACAAACCTGAGAAATTCAGAAAACTGAAGATAAATTGAAGATGGTCCTCCTAAGAAGAAGATGTTTCAGGTTTTGTAATGTTCAGCCTCTGTCAATGTTCAGTGgtcaaaaaaaaactattttagtGCTGTACAGTAAATAAACTTTatgcgaaaattttaacaaaccAATGCCTGATATATTTATTTCTATAATACAGTAAGCACTGAATGGTCAACTTATTATGTATAACTCGTCTCTGTTGTCTGTATCGAAGAGATTTAGTATTATTTTGTCCCTACTTAAGGAAAACAAAGCATTCTACAATTTAATTGCTGTAGCAATTATTTTAGGTATCTTTGTTTTATTGTAATAGATTTACTTTTCAGTTACGAAATTCTCTTGAATGGAGTATAATTTATTTCTGAATTACTAATGTGATTCTGTGTTTTTCAGAGGACACGTTCAGCTCAGGAAGTGGATCTGGTGGATTTGATCCAGACAACCCAGACATGGAAGTCGGTGCTCCGAACCCTCTTCCAGATGACGAGGATGGTAAAGGCTCCGGAATGAAACCCATGCCGGATGTACCAGAGTTCGATGGAAATGAAAACGATCTCAAGAAGAGGATAGGTAGCATCGATGAAGTTTCAACATTAGCTCCACCTCCTAATCATGAGGACAACGATGTAAAACCCTTGTTCGATGAAAGCAAGGTCAAGTACAATATCTCGTCATCAGGCAAAGCCACAATAACAGAGAAACTGACACTGAATAGGGCGCTCGCCTCTTACTTGTTACCTGTAGTTGTTGTCTGGATTGGAAATTCATTCACGGAATGGGTTCAGTTGTTGTAAGCTTAGTCATTTTCAAATCTCGTGTTAGTCGGTTTTAATTTCTTGTTTCTGGAAATAGCCATTTCTCAGCTTTTGTGAAAAGTTCCTAATTTATTGTTAAGTCTGCGCCACAAGAATTTATGAATTATTGCATCAGCTTCTTCGAAAGTCTATTTTATGTGAGCACTGCTGTTCTGTTCATTTTAATCACAATGACTCCCAGCTGGACATGTCCGTTAATCAAACAAAATTTAGGATCCAaggaaaaacttcaaaagcgATCAGTCTGTTTCTTTCCAATCCCTGAGCATCACTTGATCGTTATTCATGGAAACCTGACTTTAATTAAATTTCTTGAGAGCACTGATCCATCTGCTTAAACTTTTTTGCCATATTGTACCTGATCTCAAGATGCGCTCTCTTACAAAATTAAGTAAATTCTTACGTGGGATTTATACCTAAAAAATACATccagacatttttgaaaatttctcacagttaaattttattacatttgtctttcagtacattttctgcacaatttccCTGTTACCAATGTTTTGCATTCGAAATGAGTTAATCGCAAAGAGTCTCTTTTCTCATCAGACTCCAGCCTGAATTTTCATGAATGCTGGGTATGAAGTATTTCATAATGTATTTGCCTTAAAACTGAGCAATCAATTTTCTCGAGTACATCTAAATGCCTAGGATAGAGTTTTCAGTTTGATCACTGTAGTTTTTGACTGATACTTATTTTCAACTGCACTAAGTAGTGTGCAAGGCTGTCCGTCGGTACTCACATAATCTAGACTTTCTAGTCAATACTGCCGCCA contains:
- the LOC109040976 gene encoding glypican-6; its protein translation is MVLRSIADFAHINQVSLRQKMSINAVTIFLTCFVALVSVCCVSARDISCSSVKSSSAVIPWSGIHIPESPQSGANLRICSPGLTCCTKEMEDRFSDDSGKHYHTLLKESLSALSSMLKSRAKKLDDLFKTLMATSKRDFDSMFKQTYGQIYEQNSGIFLDLYDEIEKYFSTGRVNLSATLENFFKILGEKMFYVMNVQYKFDEKHQACLSEHLTELHPFKDAPTIFISQVRRSLIAFRTLTQSLSAASEVASNMMNLNPTGECYKVVAKMQRCSLCQGYPDLKPCNNYCVNVMKGCLANHAALDYDWGQFAGSMNLLVVKLSEPYDLEAVVKPFYVKISEAVMNFQESGTQVSEKIFSQCGRPSIRRRRDAVLDHEVSHKEDDEEVVLDSPNGYSDQSYNPNSGRKRSSGNRKSNRNRDSQAGDPTLSIHGDKEEEQESELKSIIRDIQNKVNATRDFWSQLPYSICSDEDFSASPKAESSCWNGTDKARYTKETVGNGISNQHDNLEVTHVPNPLINEQLYSLKTITSQLKSACKGSEVEWFDIEDTFSSGSGSGGFDPDNPDMEVGAPNPLPDDEDGKGSGMKPMPDVPEFDGNENDLKKRIGSIDEVSTLAPPPNHEDNDVKPLFDESKVKYNISSSGKATITEKLTLNRALASYLLPVVVVWIGNSFTEWVQLL